A DNA window from Fusarium fujikuroi IMI 58289 draft genome, chromosome FFUJ_chr11 contains the following coding sequences:
- a CDS encoding related to HSP30 heat shock protein Yro1p — MADHLYARKNDALNVNPDIVNGQRSDINITVRGSDWYWAVCAVMTVSTFAFLGLGMRKPRTDRIFHYITAGITMIASIAYFTMASNLGWTPIAVEFQRSNHRVAGIYREIFYARYIDWFLTTPLLLTDLLLTAGMPWPTVLWVILVDWVMIVTGLVGALVKSSYKWGYFAFGCAALAYIVYVLAWEARLHAKHVGPDVGRTFVMCGSLTAVVWILYPIAWGVCEGGNLIAPDSEAVFYGILDLIAKPVFGALLLWGHRNIDPARLGLRIRDIDERIFPDGPNNKVASGHGARNDTATASGSNVNPNA, encoded by the exons ATGGCTGACCACCTTTATGCGAGAAAGAATGATGCTCTCAATGTCAACC CTGACATTGTCAATGGGCAACGCAGTGACATTAACATTACCGTCAGAGGCTCTGACTGGTACTGGGCTGTCTGCGCAG TCATGACCGTTTCAACCTTTGCGTTTCTCGGGCTTGGAATGAGAAAGCCTCGCACCGATCGTATCTTCCA CTACATCACTGCAGGTATCACCATGATCGCATCTATCGCATATTTCACGATGGCTTCAAATCTTGGCTGGACTCCTATCGCGGTTGAGTTCCAGAGGTCCAACCATAGGGTCGCCGGGATCTACAGAGAGATTTTCTATGCAAGATACATTGACTGGTTCTTGACAACTCCCCTTCTACTCACAGATCTTCTCCTTACTGCTGGCATGCCCTGGCCGACTGTGCTGTGGGTGATTCTTGTGGACTGGGTGATGATTGTCACTGGACTGGTCGGAGCCCTCGTGAAGAGTTCTTACAAGTGGGGTTATTTCGCCTTCG GTTGCGCTGCCCTCGCATACATCGTTTACGTGCTCGCTTGGGAAGCTCGTCTACATGCTAAGCACGTTGGCCCTGATGTCGGTCGAACCTTTGTCATGTGCGGTTCCCTCACAGCCGTTGTCTGGATTCTCTATCCTATTGCCTGGGGTGTCTGTGAAGGCGGTAACTTGATTGCCCCTGACTCTGAGGCTGTCTTCTACGgcattcttgatctcataGCGAAGCCTGTCTTTGGAGCCTTGCTTCTCTGGGGACACCGAAACATCGACCCTGCTCGTCTTGGTCTACGTATTCGCGACATTGACGAGCGTATCTTCCCAGATGGTCCCAACAACAAGGTTGCATCTGGACATGGTGCTCGAAACGATACTGCCACTGCCTCTGGCTCTAATGTCAACCCAAACGCCTGA
- a CDS encoding probable ammonium permease MEPA, whose translation MASTITPVTEWPDYNDDPTGGNPITHDLNATYDKGDMAWMLVCTILCWQITPAIGFLYAGMHRKKAALTIILQSLFCACAVGIQFWIYGYSLYQSRTTNPMLGDLSLAVFHNVLAQPSIANADIPEILYAIFGVTFVTATAMILAGAMLERGRLWPSMVFLLCWTTFVYYPLAYWEWNPSGWLYNLGLYDFAGSGPVHIASGFGALAWSFMLGPRLPDASITDRKAAVHYKPHNPLLMVLGTVLIWFGWFAFNGGSTANLSLRSIYVVANTNFSACAGGIAWVLLGYLHTRKFSLVGFCSGIIAGLVGITPAAGFTLIYVSPVIGGVTSLVCFYCVKYKYILSVDDGLDIFAIHGIGGVIGDILTGLFATGYVPALDGVSGDAYAGGWWDGNYRQLGLQIAGAVTCAAWSFVISCILLFVIGKIPGLHLRASEEHEIRGLDYKYLSDMDWEDHYMNGGITPVMEGTPMRVSTPQQTPDKSEERKVD comes from the exons ATGGCTTCGACAATCACTCCGGTCACTGAGTGGCCTGATTACAATGATGATCCCACGGGCGGTAATCCTATTACGCATGACTTAAATGCTACTTATGACAAG GGCGATATGGCATGGATGCTGGTTTGCACGATTCTTTGCTGGCAGATCACTCCTGCAATCGGCTTTCTTT ATGCCGGTATGCACAGGAAGAAAGCAGCATTGACGATAATTCTGCAGTCCCTTTTCTGCGCCTGTGCCGTAGGCATACAATTTTGGATTTATGGTTACAGCTTGTATCAATCTCGAACTACAAACCCAATGCTGGGTGACCTGTCGCTCGCTGTATTCCACAACGTCCTTGCCCAGCCATCGATTGCAAACGCTGATATCCCAGAGATCCTAT ATGCGATCTTCGGAGTCACCTTCGTCACCGCCACTGCCATGATTTTGGCTGGAGCGATGCTTGAAAGAGGCAGATTATGGCCTAGCATGGTGTTCCTTTTGTGCTGGACAACTTTTGTGTACTATCC TCTAGCTTATTGGGAATGGAATCCATCCGGATGGCTGTATAACTTAGGCCTGTATGACTTCGCGGGATCAGGGCCAGTTCATATTGCCTCCGGATTTGGTGCTCTGGCTTGGTCGTTTATGCTGGGACCCCGACTCCCCGACGCCAGTATCACCGATCGCAAGGCAGCCGTACACTACAAACCACATAACCCGCTACTTATGGTACTAGGAACTGTACTTATTTGGTTTGGATGGTTTGCATTTAACG GTGGCAGTACCGCGAACCTCAGTCTACGATCGATCTACGTCGTCGCAAACACAAATTTCTCTGCTTGTGCTGGTGGAATTGCCTGGGTTCTGCTCGGATACCTCCATACCCGAAAGTTCTCTCTGGTCGGCTTCTGCAGTGGGATCATTGCAGGACTAGTTGGCATCACGCCCGCTGCCGGATTCACGCTCATCTATGTGTCTCCGGTAATCGGAGGTGTCACATCACTGGTGTGCTTTTACTGCGTCAAGTACAAGTACATTCTCTCGGTTGACGATGGTCTCGATATCTTTGCAATCCATGGAATCGGCGGCGTCATAGGAGACATCCTGACAGGCCTTTTTGCTACTGGATATGTTCCTGCTCTGGACGGTGTATCAGGAGACGCTTATGCAGGTGGATGGTGGGACGGAAACTACCGCCAGCTTGGTCTCCAAATTGCGGGTGCTGTGACCTGCGCTGCGTGGTCGTTTGTCATCTCGTGCATATTGCTCTTCGTCATTGGCAAGATCCctggtcttcatcttcgagcCAGCGAGGAACACGAGATCAGAGGACTTGACTATAAGTATCTTAGTGACATGGACTGGGAGGACCACTATATGAACGGAGGTATCACACCGGTGATGGAGGGAACACCTATGAGAGTTTCAACTCCCCAGCAGACTCCCGACAAGAGTGAAGAGAGGAAGGTAGACTAA
- a CDS encoding probable phytoene dehydrogenase AL-1 (carotenoid biosynthesis protein al-1), producing MSDIKKSVIVIGAGVGGVSTAARLAKAGFKVTILEKNDFTGGRCSLIHNDGHRFDQGPSLLLLPRFFHEIFQDLGTSLTAEGVELLKCEPNYNIWFGDGSSFEMSTDLTKMKKAIEAVEGIDGFERYLGFLQESHRHYEVSVESVLRRNFPSILSLARPEVLFNLFNIHPLESIWTRASKYFWTERLRRVFTFGSMYMGMSPFDAPGTYSLLQYTELAEGILYPRGGFHKVVEALVNVGQRLGVEYRLSTGVKSISIDQATGKANGVVLSDGTHLPSDIVISNADLVYTYNNLLPKTSYADSLSKRETSCSSISFYWSASKIVPELNAHNIFLADEYQESFDSIFKEHLIPSEPSFYVNVPSRIDPSAAPEGKDSIVVLVPVGHLLSDSEGTHRGLSKSGNSGGLETSQDWDKMISLARDTVIATMRARIGVDLAPLIENEIINTPFTWQEKFNLDKGAILGLSHSIMNVLAFRPGTQHSKYKNLYFAGASTHPGTGVPVCIAGSKIVAEQILKDSGFKNNQIPWAQDTTKSPKGGLDKMSDSSLTLFQGFLGALVAILLAYYYLVIAAN from the exons ATGAGCGACATTAAGAAATCTGTTATTGTTATTG GTGCTGGTGTCGGTGGTGTTTCTACTGCTGCGAGACTTGCAAAAGCTGGCTTCAAAGTCACTATCCTCGAGAAGAATGACTTTACCGGTGGACGTTGCTCTCTAATCCACAACGATGGCCAC CGCTTCGATCAAGgtccatctcttcttctcctccctcGCTTCTTCCACGAGATCTTCCAAGACCTAGGAACATCTCTAACTGCTGAGGGCGTTGAGCTTTTGAAATGTGAACCCAATTACAACATCTGGTTCGGCGACGGTTCATCTTTTGAGATGTCTACTGATCtcaccaagatgaagaaagctATCGAAGCCGTTGAAGGTATCGATGGTTTTGAGAGGTACCTCGGTTTTCTTCAGGAGTCGCATCGACATTATGAAGTCAGTGTTGAGTCTGTGCTGCGAAGAAACTTTCCTAGTATTTTGAGCTTGGCGAGACCTGAGGTGCTGTTCAATCTGTTCAATATTCATCCCCTTGAGAGTATCTGGACGAGAGCGAGCAAGTACTTCTGGACTGAGAGGTTAAGAAGAGTCTTTACATTCGGAAGCATGTACATGGGCATGAGTCCGTTTGATGCGCCAGGAACGTATAGCTTGCTTCAGTATactgagcttgctgagggtATCCTATATCCTCGAGGTGGATTCCACAAG GTCGTTGAGGCACTGGTTAACGTTGGTCAGCGTCTCGGTGTCGAGTACCGTCTCTCCACTGGCGTCAAGTCCATTTCTATTGACCAAGCAACCGGCAAGGCAAACGGTGTCGTTCTGAGCGACGGAACACATTTACCTTCAGACATTGTCATCTCAAACGCCGACCTTGTCTATACTTACAACAACCTCCTTCCTAAGACCAGCTACGCAGACTCGCTATCAAAACGAGAAACCTCCTGCAGTAGTATCTCTTTCTACTGGTCTGCTTCTAAGATCGTTCCTGAACTCAACGCTCACAACATCTTCCTTGCGGATGAGTACCAGGAGTCTTttgacagcatcttcaaggAGCACCTCATTCCTTCAGAACCATCCTTCTATGTCAATGTTCCTTCACGCATCGACCCTTCAGCTGCTCCTGAAGGTAAGGACTCTATAGTCGTCCTTGTACCCGTTGGCCATCTTCTGTCAGATTCTGAAGGAACACATCGTGGTTTGTCCAAGTCTGGAAATTCTGGTGGCCTTGAAACAAGCCAGGACTGGGATAAGATGATCTCTCTGGCCCGTGACACAGTCATCGCAACAATGCGTGCGAGAATAGGCGTTGATCTTGCTCCTCTCATTGAAAACGAAATCATCAACACTCCCTTCACGTGGCAAGAGAAgttcaacctcgacaaggGTGCTATTCTTGGCTTGAGCCACTCCATCATGAATGTTCTCGCCTTCCGACCTGGTACTCAGCACTCCAAGTACAAGAACTTATACTTTGCTGGTGCCAGCACACATCCTGGTACTGGTGTTCCTGTCTGCATTGCTGGTAGTAAGATTGTTGCAGAGCAGATTCTCAAGGATTCAGGTTTCAAGAACAACCAGATCCCCTGGGCTCAGGATACTACCAAGTCTCCCAAGGGTGGACTGGATAAGATGAGCGATTCGTCTTTGACTCTGTTCCAAGGGTTCTTGGGGGCTCTGGTTGCGATTTTGCTGGCTTATTATTATCTTGTCATTGCTGCGAATTAG